DNA from Alnus glutinosa chromosome 2, dhAlnGlut1.1, whole genome shotgun sequence:
aatgaaaatgaaTGACGATTTTGACAACGTGAATGGAATTTTGTATTTATCTTGGAATTGAATAATTGTTAGACTATCAAAAGGAATCAAAGGATCCTTTGATCCTTGGATAGGTACGTTGCCTAGCTATTACATATCAACCATGCCATCACCTTTATAATTTTGGTCTGCCAAAAATGATGCCATGTCAATATATATGTCAGACGACCATAAAAGAGGAGAACTGATCATCAGTGCATGTGATCACCGCCCCACCACGTACGTTGTGTTTTGAGCATTCCAAATGTTATCTATGGCGGTCACATGCATGGACATccatttacttatttattttttttttttctgcaatatTATCTCCTGCATTTTGCAAATTTATACCCTTACTCTTTGAGGATTTATTATACCAAACATCCTACTTctttatcattaattttttaaaggaaagatctgagtatttaTTGATCAAAAATCACGaacataaagctcttacatcacaaaaaataaagttctgcaaaatcGTAGCCATATGCTATGAGAATAATTCCTTGTTAAATTTCTTTAACTCTTCCTTAGCACAAGCGTTAAgatatacaaacaaaattcttacaataaagtgttatttataactttcatcttctgctaagctatgtacaaaaatagttaaagagcatatCTGCTCTGAGCAAACTGgatctaagacaatggtagccaaatattctaaaaaaaattatttaaaccggTCGTAAGAGATAACTCCTAACACCGAACTATCCAGATCgtaagagataacccctcacacctgaCTAGCCTTTATCCCATAGATTATCCATAAGGGTCGATCtatagagaagaaaactcttattcaaagaaaaaacacagCTACCAAATAGCAGCAGTAGTCAGGAAAGGGAAGGGATGAACGACACAGTACAGAAGTAGATGGACGTACGGATGCATAGCGGAGATGCCAAAAATACTAATATGATCGGAGAAcatctacaaacaaaagaaaaaaaccataaTGGAAACAAggagtagaaaaagaaaatggagaggAGGAGTGAGCAGATCTACTATTGTTCTACAATGAAATCTTAACTCAAATGCGTTagaataaatgatgatttaagtaACTAACCATAGAGTAGTTCTATATAAGTACAGCTTTAAATTTCTCGCTCTTTTGGTTagatttttcttgatttatttaAACTTAATCGTTTTTTGAGTTAATTGAAACATCATTTTGAAGGGTGCTACCTCCTAAAACGAGAGAatcagctaaaaaaaaaagggaaaaaaaatgtaaaattagtatGTCCTTTTGGTTGTACCAATTTGCAATAAACTTCGGTTTTAGCTAgggtttaaaaagtaatttgaaACTCACAAtgatatgtaagcataaatgaTAAATAACTTTTCATCCCGGTTTAAATTTTTGACTGAAATTGCTGCTGAACCACCTCCAAATTGGCTACCCTCTCTGGTTGATTGTTCGACCACctactggattttttttttctttttgctttttatatttatatttctatattttttataatagagATACATGTTGTATTATTATTGTTACTAACATGGCATTCTAATGGTTCGGTCAAAATTTTAAACAGAAGTTTGGGGTAGAGAGTTATAACTTGTCATTTATGCTTATCACGATGAGTTTTAATTAAGCCAATTTTTAAACCAAATGGACTCCGAAGCTTATTGCAAATAAGTGCAACCACAAAGATtgactttgtatttttttcaaaaataattgaaaataatatagtaattttttttttctctcaaagtTTATTCCCCTAATTAATCTCACTTTGATAAAGATCATCACatatttgtgtttattttcGGATTCAGGATTAGgtgtaaaaaagaagaagagatctcctgtaataataataataaaaaccaaccGTACGTCCAGATTTAATTAATTCTCTCTATACCTGGCTACATCTTGTTCTTCATTCTTGTCAACTTTATTGTCCTTCACCACCCACAGAAACCAACACCATCTTTTAATTAATCCAACCCCTATCTCGATCTCTTATTTGATCATTGGACATGGTTGTCACCGTCTCCGTCAAATATTGCTCATCGAGCCATGCACTTCAATTGATTACCAGTCTCGATCCCCTCTCAAACTCGTGGCGCAAAAGGTCCGAAGCGCAAACAAAGACAGCAACCCCGGCCTCAAGATCCTcccaattttaaataaaatggataggttaagatttaaagttTATGCAATTAACTAATGATATACATAATTCTAcgtataatttaaattttttaaaaaacgtatTAACATTGACTTCTTATATACCATTAGATgtataaattttaaatcttaactaTGAAATAAATACTATATATCCATTTAAACATATTGATTAAAACCTCCTTTGAGAGGGAGAGCCGCGAAAGAGATCAGAGAAATGGATTaaatctggacggttgattttttttacagGAAATCTTATGTAGTTTTTTCTAGAGCACCTAAGCGgaaacctttattttttgctttttaatttctttttggcagagagagagagagagagagagagagagagagacgtagcTTACAAGCCAGAATGTGACATGAAACCAACAGCAATAAAGTCTATCATAAATACATCTCTTATTGGACATTATATATATCTCTTATtggacattatatatatatatatatatatatatatatatatatatatatataaattaaccaCAAGATTAAGAACAATACATGGGGCCGGCcctagaaagaaaaagaagaaagaagatagaGGTGTACGAGGAGGAGGGAGGTGTGGAGGTGCTTCCCTCATAGTCCTTTTAGGGCTAtggaggttttttgttttttccctgGCTTTGACCgagtggagcttttgttctcctagtccttctagggctatggagctttgtgttttttttttttttcttgtttttggtttatttatgcTGAAAGGCTAACACAAGACGTCTCGTAGGGAAACGACTTCTCCGTCTGTGTCGCCGGGAAAAGTTTGGCtgagttttcttcttctacatctaCTTTTGAGGCCAGATCTATGTTTTTCTGTTAGTTCCTGCAAGACACGAGCAGTTTCTCTTTCGACGCCGGCTTGTGTTGGGTGCTTTCtgtagttatttttttctcttttttttagagtagtttTTGAAAGTATTTCTGTTAAATTTGCAGATTTTACTAGACTTTTTATGGCTTATTAGCTAGATCAgccattttttctttgttaggggtgctttattgttaaagagtgACTCAAACTTCTGTCattatattatttgtttatttgtatgcAGCACCCAAGTCAGTTTTTTCTAGCTTATATTAGTGTGTAGGATGTCGATGTGTCTCTATTCACTGTATTTGCCTTCGGGCCTCTTTAGATTAATGCATGGTAGCTCCAgctattttgttcaaaaaaaaaatatatatatatacaaattaagaACATATGGGTGAATTAATGTGATCGAGTAACTTCTGAGTCTCCGATCCATCTAGAATCAGTTACTTCCACGTACGGGACCATATCCTCAACCCTTGAGCATTGAGATGTAGGTGAAAATGCAAAGATAAAAAGGAACAAATTAAGGGAGacatttagatatatatatatatatatggtcatgATCAAGTTGACTCGAACGAGCGAGACGAAATGGCTGAGGCTGAAGTATGAACATTTGATATGAGAGAGCAGATTGCCAAAACTGTAATGTTGCTTTCACAGCATTTCAAACATGCATGTGAAGCATTTTTATTGCTAGCttgttttaaatattaaatttgtggAAGCAACCAAAACTGCTTTGGCAATATCATTTCTCCATAAAACCTcgctttttaaataataataataataataactaaaacAAATTAATTGCTCTCGACTTGGCTTGATGATCAGGAGTAGTGCATGCGGATCGGACGTCTGGATATTAATCACTGATCTAGCTACTTCACTGCTTTCTGGCAAATGGCTCGGACATTTTCGCAAACTCACTCAAAACATTGGCGAATCAGTGGGGGGAGAATTCACCAAATGTAGAATGCTATTCCAGTAATTCTTGTTGTCTTCATAGCAGTCGCTGCCGCTGCCGCTGCCACTGCCACTCCCACTGCCACCACCATTGTCAGAATCATCACCTCCATCTGATAAACTCCGGTCATCGGAATTGTTAAGCAAAAGAGTAGTGAACCCCTCCTCTCCCATCAAATTCCCAAAGTGAACATGTCCACCAGTACTTGTCCTCAAAGATTCTGGAGTCCACGTGCCTTCCATGGACATTGACATGTCATGAACGCCAGATGTAAATGACAACGAATTCTCCATGCCCTCTTTGTATTCGGGCAAATGGGTCGTGTTTTCCAACCGTTTCCAATCCTgctgatcaccttcttctttaaCAATTCCGGCCTCGGAAGAACCTGATTTACTGCCAACAAACTCAATCATTGGCATTGGATTCTCCCCAACTCCAACCATCATAATTGGCGGCACGTTCTCTGAAAATGTAAGTGTTGATGTGGGTGATTCAAGGTCGGCACTGCCGATTCCGGCGGCTGCAAGAACACCGCCACTGCCTTCGGTTGATCTAGACCATCCACCATTCCAAGCTTTTACTACATCTAGATGCCTCGGAGACtgttaaatataaattaaattattaaattcattatttttttataagtggcCGGTATCAGAGTAAATGTCTTGAGTTTaattcttgtttcttttattcacctctcatttcaattaaatattttacattttgagcatcacttattaaaaaagagTTTAAGCCCACACGTTAAGGGAAGTGTatgtattaaaatataaattaaataattaatttttaaaataaatgctgATTTAACATGAAAGACcggtacctcagttttgtttaagAGGTGAGCTGAAGTGGAAGCAGAAGATGAAGAAGCATGCCCTGCTGGGTTTCCAAGCTGATGATGTTGGAATGAATGTGATGAACGTAGCTTTGATTCTCTAACCAGTCTTGCTTCAGCTTCGAGCCGAGCACTCTCCCACTGAGCCATGTGGCTGAGGTTGGCAGCATTCTTGGATTGGCCGTCGTTGGAGAGAAGGGCATCATTCTTGGGCTTGTGGGTCACAGGGTCGATCCCCATTTTGGCTAACCTTTTCTTAAGATGCGTATTCCAGTAGTTCTTGATCTCATTATCTGTTCTCTTCGGCAAGTGAGTAGCTATAGCCGACCACCTGAGGACAAGACAACAAAGACAGACCtcaaaaactaaagaaaaacccTCGAAATTATCGATGTTCTAACCATCTTAAGACAAAACCACACTTCCATGATCACTATGTGCAAGAAAGAAACCTCAATTTCTACATGACAtgttcaaaaattaatttatagatCCTTTGCAAttctattatatttatattttttattctttgcaTCTAAAGACAACCAAATTAATAAGATTGTGAGTCAGAAAATACAACTTAATAATGAAAAACTGAGAGGCCATTAATACATGCATTTAAAGCTTGTActatatagtatatagtatAGAGGAGAATTCAAAAACTGGAataatttcttacaaaaaaaaaaaaactagaataaTTTTAGTTTCCTGtagaaaacaattttatttttttatttatttttaaaagaagggTACTCTAATTAAACTTCGTTCAAACTGAGGAACTTAAGACTCAGATGAAGCATAAAATCTTCTTATTATCTTTTTATGGCAAATTAAAGTGGAGACAAAATAATAGATATATTGAAAAGAAACTTGATATTATACCTGTTCCCTAAAAGAGCATGGAGTTGAATGATAGTTTGTTCTTCTTGCAAGCTGAACTTGCCTCTCTTAATATCGGGTCTAAGATAATTAGTCCATCTGAGTCGGCAGCTCTTCCCACACCTCTGAAGGCCTATAAACAAGTACAGAAGAAGGTAATTAAAGGGAACAGCAAGTGAAgtaatttgaaatatttgactAGTTAGTATTTCGATCCTAACAAAGGAACAGGTACTACTGCAAATCACCAGCTTTTGTCGGCAAGGCACGCCAGCTTCCATGGCCATGTTCTTCAATGTAAGCTAAGAGCTTTTGATCTTCTTCCGGCGTCCATGGCCCTTTCTTCAAACCCACCTTGTCACAGCATGGTGACCGACCCATTTGGAAGTGATAAGTACTAGCAAAGGAAGCAGTGCTACTTTttgctctcttctttatttaaaaacacaagGAGTGCAGAAACctgttgagagagagaaacagagagagagagagagagagagagagagagagatttgtctTTGCTAATGAAGAGATGGGAAGAGGAGAGAAATGTCAGCGAGATAATTGggataaagaaataaatatgatCAGAGTATATATAAAACTCGCATGCCAAAAGTACCCCTTGACTTCCATATGAATTTGGGGGCATATTTCATGTTGTATATTCATCCAATAATAAATTACttcttcatataaaaaaaattaattttttttttaagtgaaataataataagttacTTCTTGTTCAAGAAGCAATAAATATTAGATAAACTATAAAAACCAtacttttatctcatttttattttactttgttaGGGTGATATTTCCAATCAACCCATAATCcagttcttgttaaaaaaaaaaaattaaaattaacaataccacatcaataaaatgagataaaaataaaataaatgtgtgGTGTATGGTATTATATTAAAAGTTAAGGTACATGTTAGGCGGGAAATCACCTGAGTTCACCACATTAATATTTAGACATCATTTTagccgaaaaaaaaaactaaagttaaTGGACTTAGGTCCACTTAGATATATTAAATTAACTATTCGTTTAAGCTAAAGCTAACCATATATAGCTTTGATACTAATTAGAAAATCACTTAAGGAATTAATTTATCAAAAGtacattaatatacatatttaaaCATCATTTAATCTCAAAATCTTAAACCAATGAGCTTGAGTCCATTTACATATATTAACTactcacttttttttctttttcttttccttaatatAAAACACAGGAAAAGCTTACAGTCATGACTTTTTAACTGGGAAGTTTCTAAGAACTTATGGCCATTGGCTAAGTTGGGTCATAATTTCTCTGGCATGGGTCTCTTTCCAATCTTGTACGTACAATCACTTCTGAAGATGGCTTTTATTTTCCACTGCAGCCCCCTTTTAAGACGTTGGATTCGTAAATAGCATTGCGTATTAAACaagaatacatatatattaagataATGGATTTTTTAAAATGCCTCAAAGCATTCATATCtcactttttttaattaaaacaaaaaaaaacaaactttgGGTCAATTTGGTTTAAGGGTTTTAAAATgtgctatttaaaaaattagaattttaaaACATAGTTAATAAAAacgtgattttaaaaaatgcaaataagcgtttgataaaattaagatttaacttATAAAATCGTACATTTTCTTAAATGCATTctcttgtgatttgaaaatgtttttttaaatttttttttttttacatttttaaattcttaatttttttcaaacacatTCCTAAAgacgatatttttttttagattttacaCACTTTTAGCCTAAAAAATTGCAAGGTCAAACCGGCTCTTAATTTATCCAAAGTTTAGTTGgaacatattttttttccattttaactatcaactttttaaaaacatttgacATTTCACTCtctaaatctttttttatttaatttaaatacacttatttattatttccttACAAAACCACTTCAAATCCATTTAAGACGAGAGAAAATGAGGACTaagaactcttttttttttaaaaaaaaaaaaaaaattgttttgtagcACAAATGCATGCCTAGCTAATTTGGAGAGCCAGAtacaacgttttttttttttttttctttttttcttttttcttttttttttttctttttaggattTTTGGCTACTATACagaactagctagctagttggATTTTAACGCTTTATAGTTAtatctcttcaatttttttactatTGTGGTTTAGTGAATTGACGTTTGAGAAGCAatgagttaaaaaaaataaaagttaaaaaaataaagatcgaagaagaagaagcaatatAAGCCAATGTCAACTGATCACGAAGGGTACATTAAGGGCTGTAAATGAACACATATAACTGCTCACGAACAACGAGCTGGAGTcttgatttatttatattaaatgaataaagcttgaaaaaataaattaggttCGTTTATTAAAGAAGCCGAACTCGTATAAATTCGGTTCAATTAGTATAATTAAGCTcgtataatttcatttttattatttttaataatattattttagttttgtaatGAGAATGTACatgttaagtatttaaaaaaaaaaaaatgaattctcTTTATAATGTAGTAGATATAGTTTGAATTATGTATTTGTGTGTAGATGAGTGTAtttatgtgtatgtatatacatgtgcGAGTgagtaataaatatatatacatattatgtATAAGATAAATGTATAAACTCGAGattaaattgtttaaaattcaagttaattaatctaattacacaaataataaatcttaacaataattagtaagaattttcaaaaaagcttcaacaatcacaacatttatttttatatatgaaatgaataagttaattgaataAATCACGAACAAGCTTGAGCTctttcgaaaaataaataaacatagatTGAACAGGTTGATTATTTAGCTCGGTGATAAGTTCAATCACAGCtctaatttgaaaaaagttaaacaaactgaaattaaacattcaatactcaACTCGATTATAACCCTAAACACATAAGTATATATGAATTTTGAGTAACAAACATCGATCGAACAGaactagtaaaaaaatatagattCTTTCACTTGAACTTGTTATATATTTGAGCAGCTAAATGTAATTGAATTAAATTTCGCATGCACAAAAACAATCCTACTtaatgaaaagttgaaaactaCTTTAGACGAACCTAATCTAGGCTTAGatacttttgttttattttattttattttttttacctaagCAATATATACATCTAGGCTTAGATCTTCGTATGGACTATCCACAACTTTGCCCAGAGAAGAGAAATTACTGTTCTTGTCTTCTTGATTAATATCAAAGTTGGAGGTTCCTGATTGAAGTATGTAGCCCAACCTATCAATGGAATCCCAAGTCAAAGTTGTCGATGCTTTTGAGGGAAGAATTACCAGGGCAAGGAAAAATTACTTTCCTACTACCATTTCGGCCTTCAAATGCAATGGCAAACTACTTCACTGGAATTAGAAAACACAAGGATTAAAGTCAATTCTGACCCCACTGCAATAACATCACATTTCCAATCATGCAAACAATGATCGCTacaattcttattttattttatttttgtaaccTGCTATGTTATGCCCTTGCAATTTTAGTACTAGGCAAAGGCTAGATCATGGTGACAAAACAGTGAGGTCAGTACTGTCTTTTTCAAGCCTTCACGATcatatttaatatttgtttcGTTGCCGACCTAATCATCGGTCCCAGAACAAAAGTACTAAAATTATGGACTCTCTATATTGCTTTAATTAATTCGCTACTTAAGATAATAGACATAATCTTTATCTCCAATAATAATGGAGCATAGTACAATTTTTACTGTTTAGATTCCAATTGAATTaatgagcttgtttggtaaagacTTGTACAAAACATAGTAATGAGTTGTTAAtgttgaaattagtaaaaagtgatgatatgatataaagtaaaaaaaatttgtatagaaaagtaaaaaaattttgtattgtagtgaattttttaatttgaatagtaataaaaaaattattgatgtaatataaaaagtgaaaaaagtggaaatgttttgatgttaattggtattataaaatatgaaaaagtagaaaaaaataaaataaaataaaaaatagataaacaGTAGGCAGCACTACTATGTTCTGTACCCTAGCTTGGCAAACAAAGCCAATATTCATCTAGACCTACTTCGTTTTGTGAGTTTGGCTTTCTTCCGGCGAAAAAATTGCTGGAGATCAATCTTCTATCCGACCATCTCATTTCtagggtttatttttttacaagagattttcaataattttttcaactcTCATTTTGTATATATGTTCTAATATTCATCTTGATCAAAGTTGTTAAAgataatgtaaaaaataaaccaaGGTGGCCACCACTAGAagctttttttttgaaaaaaaaaaaattattttatttttatatctaaTTGAATGAAAACCACTAGATATCGACTTATGGCTTAATTAAGTTAAGCAGATCCAAAACTTACCCTGGCAGAAAAGGCAGACAATTTATGGTAGTGATTGAGACCTAACTAGGCAGGCTGCTTCCATTGAAGAAGTTTCTTGCAATATAACTCCAAAGTCTATTTCTATAATTTGATTAAAGCAGTGAGCAATTTACTGACGTGGGACTCTAAAGCTTGTGGAGAGGAGTCAAAGGGATCGATTTAGTGcatgaaaagacaaaaagaaaaggacccCATGAGGTAAAAAGCCCTAAGATAGATcacttattaatatttttcttgcCTGTACGTACGTGGTGCTCAAAGAAAAGGTCTCATGGATCTAAGTTTCATATATATTGGGTGGGAGCTAGCTAGGGAGGGACACTGGGGACACCacc
Protein-coding regions in this window:
- the LOC133859683 gene encoding transcription factor MYB106-like isoform X2; this encodes MAMEAGVPCRQKLVICSLQRCGKSCRLRWTNYLRPDIKRGKFSLQEEQTIIQLHALLGNRWSAIATHLPKRTDNEIKNYWNTHLKKRLAKMGIDPVTHKPKNDALLSNDGQSKNAANLSHMAQWESARLEAEARLVRESKLRSSHSFQHHQLGNPAGHASSSSASTSAHLLNKTESPRHLDVVKAWNGGWSRSTEGSGGVLAAAGIGSADLESPTSTLTFSENVPPIMMVGVGENPMPMIEFVGSKSGSSEAGIVKEEGDQQDWKRLENTTHLPEYKEGMENSLSFTSGVHDMSMSMEGTWTPESLRTSTGGHVHFGNLMGEEGFTTLLLNNSDDRSLSDGGDDSDNGGGSGSGSGSGSGSDCYEDNKNYWNSILHLVNSPPTDSPMF
- the LOC133859683 gene encoding transcription factor MYB106-like isoform X1, producing the protein MGRSPCCDKVGLKKGPWTPEEDQKLLAYIEEHGHGSWRALPTKAGLQRCGKSCRLRWTNYLRPDIKRGKFSLQEEQTIIQLHALLGNRWSAIATHLPKRTDNEIKNYWNTHLKKRLAKMGIDPVTHKPKNDALLSNDGQSKNAANLSHMAQWESARLEAEARLVRESKLRSSHSFQHHQLGNPAGHASSSSASTSAHLLNKTESPRHLDVVKAWNGGWSRSTEGSGGVLAAAGIGSADLESPTSTLTFSENVPPIMMVGVGENPMPMIEFVGSKSGSSEAGIVKEEGDQQDWKRLENTTHLPEYKEGMENSLSFTSGVHDMSMSMEGTWTPESLRTSTGGHVHFGNLMGEEGFTTLLLNNSDDRSLSDGGDDSDNGGGSGSGSGSGSGSDCYEDNKNYWNSILHLVNSPPTDSPMF